In one window of Ptiloglossa arizonensis isolate GNS036 chromosome 5, iyPtiAriz1_principal, whole genome shotgun sequence DNA:
- the Madm gene encoding MLF1-adaptor molecule isoform X2 — MPGSRSSTDPEHKSPRESGEDSEDESEILEESPCGRWLKRREEVEQRDVPGIDCAYLAMDTEEGVEVVWNEVQFSERKNFKAQEEKIQLVFENLTQLEHPNIVKFHRYWTDTHNDKPRVIFITEYMSSGSLKQFLKRTKRNVKKLPLQAWKRWCTQILSALSYLHSCSPPIIHGNLTCDTIFIQHNGLVKIGSVAPDAIHHHVKTCRANMKNMHFVAPEYGNSVTPAIDIYSFGMCALEMAALEIQGNGDSGTIVTEENVRKTIESLDDTQQKDFIRKCLQVDPLSRPSARELLFHPVLFEVHSLKLLAAHALVNSATNISETITDEVLQRLYGPDTVVAEIKYQGRPPQQIRLSEIPVTEKLEKFVEDVKYGIYPLTAFMAKLPPPVRPRAISPEVTESVKSVTPEPVDVESRRVVNMMCNVKPREESCELLMTILLRMDDKMNRQLTCPVSQIDTSMLLAQELVHFGFINENDRDKIGNLIEEALRSCFNKQMMTPGMVSLTNLPTQTTLLLPGPEFPCLQHFDNSMYNATTSNSDSVTNPLPKTSGLPVLSNTSKSHDEAEPPTNTESGS, encoded by the exons ATGCCCGGGAGTCGCTCCAGCACGGACCCAGAGCACAAGTCACCGCGGGAAAGTGGTGAAGATTCTGAGGATGAGAGTGAAATCCTGGAAGAGAGCCCCTGCGGGCGGTGGCTCAAACGCCGGGAAGAG GTGGAACAACGCGATGTACCAGGAATCGACTGTGCCTACTTGGCAATGGATACAGAGGAGGGTGTTGAAGTTGTTTGGAACGAGGTGCAattttctgaaagaaaaaacttcaAAGCgcaagaagaaaaaatacaacttgTATTCGAGAATCTTACGCAATTAGAACATCCCAATATTGTTAAGTTTCATAGGTATTGGACGGATACTCACAATGATAAACCTCGA GTTATATTTATAACTGAGTATATGTCCTCTGGGTCATTGAAACAGTTCCTAAAACGAACAAAGCGTAATGTGAAAAAATTACCCCTGCAAGCATGGAAACGTTGGTGTACCCAAATATTATCTGCACTGAG ttaTTTGCATTCCTGTTCACCTCCCATTATTCATGGAAATCTCACTTGTGACACTATATTTATACAACATAATGGGCTTGTAAAAATTGGCTCAG TGGCTCCTGATGCAATCCATCATCATGTTAAAACTTGTAGAGCAAACATGAAGAACATGCATTTTGTAGCACCAGAATATGGAA ATTCTGTAACCCCAGCCATTGATATTTATTCATTTGGAATGTGCGCTCTGGAAATGGCAGCGCTAGAAATTCAAGGAAACGGTGATAGTGGCACGATTGTGACTGAAGAGAATGTTAGGAAGACGATAGAATCTTTAGATGATACCCAACAGAAAGACTTTATCCGGAAATGTCTTCAAGTAGATCCTCTTAGTAGACCGAGTGCGAGGGAGCTCCTTTTTCATCCTGTTTTGTTCGAAGTACACTCGTTGAAGTTGCTTGCAGCTCATGCATTGGTTAATTCAGCCA CCAACATTTCAGAAACAATAACGGACGAGGTGTTGCAAAGGCTATACGGGCCCGATACTGTAGTGGCCGAAATAAAATATCAAGGTCGACCGCCGCAACAAATTCGATTaagcgaaattcctgttacggaAAAGTTAGAAAAGTTTGTCGAGGATGTAAA ATACGGAATATACCCTCTGACAGCATTTATGGCAAAACTACCACCACCTGTTCGACCCAGGGCGATATCGCCCGAAGTGACTGAATCCGTGAAGTCGGTCACACCCGAACCAGTGGACGTGGAGTCTCGAAGAGTAGTTAATATGATGTGTAACGTAAAGCCTAGAGAAGAAAGTTGTGAATTACTT ATGACAATATTGTTACGAATGGACGACAAAATGAACAGGCAATTGACGTGTCCCGTGAGCCAAATAGACACCTCGATGCTTCTCGCGCAGGAGCTTGTACATTTTGGGTTCATTAATGAG AACGATCGTGATAAGATAGGAAATTTAATCGAAGAGGCATTAAGGAGTTGCTTTAACAAGCAAATGATGACACCAGGAATGGTATCATTAACTAATCTTCCCACCCAAACTACTTTACTGCTGCCTGGTCCAGAATTTCCATGCTTGCAACACTTTGATAATTCTATGTATAACGCGACAACATCCAATAGTGATAGTGTAACTAACCCGCTGCCAAAAACCTCAGGTCTCCCCGTGTTGAGTAACACGAGCAAAAGTCACGACGAAGCAGAACCACCGACGAATACTGAAAGCGGTAGTTAA
- the Madm gene encoding MLF1-adaptor molecule isoform X1 yields the protein MPGSRSSTDPEHKSPRESGEDSEDESEILEESPCGRWLKRREEVYVGSKSTLAEGSTFGAVRGSENEVTEMEVEQRDVPGIDCAYLAMDTEEGVEVVWNEVQFSERKNFKAQEEKIQLVFENLTQLEHPNIVKFHRYWTDTHNDKPRVIFITEYMSSGSLKQFLKRTKRNVKKLPLQAWKRWCTQILSALSYLHSCSPPIIHGNLTCDTIFIQHNGLVKIGSVAPDAIHHHVKTCRANMKNMHFVAPEYGNSVTPAIDIYSFGMCALEMAALEIQGNGDSGTIVTEENVRKTIESLDDTQQKDFIRKCLQVDPLSRPSARELLFHPVLFEVHSLKLLAAHALVNSATNISETITDEVLQRLYGPDTVVAEIKYQGRPPQQIRLSEIPVTEKLEKFVEDVKYGIYPLTAFMAKLPPPVRPRAISPEVTESVKSVTPEPVDVESRRVVNMMCNVKPREESCELLMTILLRMDDKMNRQLTCPVSQIDTSMLLAQELVHFGFINENDRDKIGNLIEEALRSCFNKQMMTPGMVSLTNLPTQTTLLLPGPEFPCLQHFDNSMYNATTSNSDSVTNPLPKTSGLPVLSNTSKSHDEAEPPTNTESGS from the exons ATGCCCGGGAGTCGCTCCAGCACGGACCCAGAGCACAAGTCACCGCGGGAAAGTGGTGAAGATTCTGAGGATGAGAGTGAAATCCTGGAAGAGAGCCCCTGCGGGCGGTGGCTCAAACGCCGGGAAGAG GTATATGTAGGTTCCAAGTCCACGTTAGCCGAAGGCTCTACCTTTGGAGCAGTCAGAGGCAGTGAAAACGAAGTCACTGAAATGGAG GTGGAACAACGCGATGTACCAGGAATCGACTGTGCCTACTTGGCAATGGATACAGAGGAGGGTGTTGAAGTTGTTTGGAACGAGGTGCAattttctgaaagaaaaaacttcaAAGCgcaagaagaaaaaatacaacttgTATTCGAGAATCTTACGCAATTAGAACATCCCAATATTGTTAAGTTTCATAGGTATTGGACGGATACTCACAATGATAAACCTCGA GTTATATTTATAACTGAGTATATGTCCTCTGGGTCATTGAAACAGTTCCTAAAACGAACAAAGCGTAATGTGAAAAAATTACCCCTGCAAGCATGGAAACGTTGGTGTACCCAAATATTATCTGCACTGAG ttaTTTGCATTCCTGTTCACCTCCCATTATTCATGGAAATCTCACTTGTGACACTATATTTATACAACATAATGGGCTTGTAAAAATTGGCTCAG TGGCTCCTGATGCAATCCATCATCATGTTAAAACTTGTAGAGCAAACATGAAGAACATGCATTTTGTAGCACCAGAATATGGAA ATTCTGTAACCCCAGCCATTGATATTTATTCATTTGGAATGTGCGCTCTGGAAATGGCAGCGCTAGAAATTCAAGGAAACGGTGATAGTGGCACGATTGTGACTGAAGAGAATGTTAGGAAGACGATAGAATCTTTAGATGATACCCAACAGAAAGACTTTATCCGGAAATGTCTTCAAGTAGATCCTCTTAGTAGACCGAGTGCGAGGGAGCTCCTTTTTCATCCTGTTTTGTTCGAAGTACACTCGTTGAAGTTGCTTGCAGCTCATGCATTGGTTAATTCAGCCA CCAACATTTCAGAAACAATAACGGACGAGGTGTTGCAAAGGCTATACGGGCCCGATACTGTAGTGGCCGAAATAAAATATCAAGGTCGACCGCCGCAACAAATTCGATTaagcgaaattcctgttacggaAAAGTTAGAAAAGTTTGTCGAGGATGTAAA ATACGGAATATACCCTCTGACAGCATTTATGGCAAAACTACCACCACCTGTTCGACCCAGGGCGATATCGCCCGAAGTGACTGAATCCGTGAAGTCGGTCACACCCGAACCAGTGGACGTGGAGTCTCGAAGAGTAGTTAATATGATGTGTAACGTAAAGCCTAGAGAAGAAAGTTGTGAATTACTT ATGACAATATTGTTACGAATGGACGACAAAATGAACAGGCAATTGACGTGTCCCGTGAGCCAAATAGACACCTCGATGCTTCTCGCGCAGGAGCTTGTACATTTTGGGTTCATTAATGAG AACGATCGTGATAAGATAGGAAATTTAATCGAAGAGGCATTAAGGAGTTGCTTTAACAAGCAAATGATGACACCAGGAATGGTATCATTAACTAATCTTCCCACCCAAACTACTTTACTGCTGCCTGGTCCAGAATTTCCATGCTTGCAACACTTTGATAATTCTATGTATAACGCGACAACATCCAATAGTGATAGTGTAACTAACCCGCTGCCAAAAACCTCAGGTCTCCCCGTGTTGAGTAACACGAGCAAAAGTCACGACGAAGCAGAACCACCGACGAATACTGAAAGCGGTAGTTAA